A window of Apodemus sylvaticus chromosome 9, mApoSyl1.1, whole genome shotgun sequence contains these coding sequences:
- the LOC127692091 gene encoding myosin regulatory light chain 12B, which translates to MSSKKAKTKTTKKRPQRATSNVFAMFDQSQIQEFKEAFNMIDQNRDGFIDKEDLHDMLASLGKNPTDAYLDAMMNEAPGPINFTMFLTMFGEKLNGTDPEDVIRNAFACFDEEATGTIQEDYLRELLTTMGDRFTDEEVDELYREAPIDKKGNFNYIEFTRILKHGAKDKDD; encoded by the exons ATGTCAAGCAAAAAAGCGAAGACCAAGACCACCAAGAAGCGCCCTCAGCGCGCAACATCCAATGTCTTCGCCATGTTTGACCAGTCCCAGATCCAAGAGTTCAAAGAGGCCTTCAACATGATCGACCAGAACCGGGACGGCTTTATTGACAAGGAGGACCTGCACGACATGCTGgcgtctctgg GGAAGAACCCCACTGACGCCTACCTGGACGCCATGATGAACGAGGCCCCAGGCCCCATCAATTTCACCATGTTCCTCACCATGTTTGGAGAGAAGCTGAACGGCACCGACCCCGAGGACGTCATCAGAAACGCCTTCGCTTGCTTCGATGAGGAAGCCACAG GCACCATCCAGGAGGATTACCTGAGGGAGCTGCTGACCACCATGGGCGACCGCTTCACAGACGAGGAAGTGGATGAGCTGTACAGGGAGGCCCCCATTGACAAAAAGGGGAATTTCAACTACATCGAGTTCACACGCATCCTCAAGCACGGCGCGAAAGACAAAGATGACTGA